GGTTTGCCCAAACCCAGCTTCGGCATTGGTTCGCCCAGCATCGCGCCTGCCGTAAATTATTTGATGTTCGTGGGGTCTGGGGTATTCAACCAGTCGAGAAACTGCGGGCGAATTATATGCACTCCGCTTTGATAAGCAAGTGGTTTTACCATTGGCTCAGTTCTACCTGGAGGGCTGCCTTCAATCCACGCTGTACTGTTTCGCCAAGTTCAAAAAATCGCTGACTTGCCGGACTTGCCAGCCTCTTCCCTGCCCTAATTCTGAAGCCATCAATTCGGCGACACGCGGCGCCATCGCACAAGCGGCTTTGGCATTGAGAAACAACGCCCGCGTGCGGCGCGCGAGGATGTCTTCCACATTGCGCGCGAGTTCTTGGCGGACTGACCAAATCACTTCTGCCGCGCAATAAGGCAAATCGGCATGCAGCAGTTCCCCCAGGCTGGAATCATTGCGAATCAAATCCTGAATGGCGGGAGCATCAGAGCCATACACCCCCAACGCGCCGAACTTTTCCGAGTGCTGATGAAATCCGTGGATGTTGAGGCGTTCGGTTTGACAGGCTTTTTCCGGCAGTTTGGCGAGCATCGCGGCCTGATTGATGCAATCTTCCGCCATGTGGCGATAGGTCGTCCATTTGCCGCCCGTTATCGTCAACAAACCCGATTGATCAATGTGCAACGTGTGATCGCGCGATAACGCCGCCGTGCTCGCGGCATTGCCGACTTTGACTAAGGGACGAATGCCGACGAACACGCTCAAGATGTCCGCGCGTGTTGGGACTTTGCTGAGATAGTGGCTGGCGGTCGTCAATATGAATTCGATTTCCTGGGCCAGCGGCTTGGGTTCGATTTCGGGTTCAGGGATTGGCGTATCGGTCGTGCCGACGAGCGTGTGGCCGTGCCAGGGAATGGCAAACATCACGCGCCCATCGTCGGTGTGCGGCACCATGATCGCGCTCGACCCGGGCAAGAATGACTGGTCGAAAACCAGATGGATGCCCTGGCTCGGCGCAATCAATGGCTCCACGTTTTCATCCGCCAGGCGGCGAACGCTGTCACTAAACGCGCCCGTGGCATTGATCACGACGCGCGCCTGGGCCACGAACTCTTCCCCGCCCTCTACATCACACGCCACTACGCCATTGACGAAGCCTTCTTCATCGCGCGTAAGCCCCACAACGGAAGTGTAATTGAGGACGGTGGCTCCTTGTTCCGCCGCAGTAGCCACAAGGTTGATCAGTAAACGCGCGTCATCGAATTGCCCGTCAAAATAAATCACCCCGCCGCGCAAGCCCTCCTGCCGGATTGTTGGCAAGCGCGCCAAAGTCTCTTCTTTTGACAAAATTTGGGAAGTGCCAAAACCATAACGACCGGAAAGCAAGTTGTAGATTTTCAGCCCCAAACCATAAAACGGCGCCTCCCACCATTCGTAGCTGGGCACGACAAAAGCTAAGTCACTCACCAGATGCGGCGCGTTTTGGCGCAATAGACCACGTTCGCGCAAGGCTTCCATCACCAACGAAATGTTGCCTTGTTCTAAATACCTCACGCCGCCGTGCACAAGCTTGGTGCTGCGACTCGAAGTTCCCTTGCCGAAATCATGGCGTTCCAGCAACAAGACTTCATAGCCGCGCGCGGCAGCATCTACCGCGCAACCTGCGCCTGTTGCACCACCTCCAATGATAATCATGTCCCAGGGTGCGCGGCGGGCGGCAACGCGGCTCAACATCTCTCGACGTATCATAGAGAACTTTACTCCGACAAGAGCTTTTCATCAGCGATCAAACGCAGGATATTGGCTTTCAAAGTGGCTTCGCGCACCGATTCGTCCCAAAGCCAATCGAAGCGTTCACCGACTTTCGCCTTGATCTCGCCTTCCACGCGCTGCCGATACGCGGCGCGTTCCGCCGGATCAAGCGTGGCGTACAACTCTTCGATAGGATCAGGGGCTTCCACCAAAGCGTATTTGAGCGCCGCGGATTGCGCCATGTCGCTGATCATTTCAGGCCGCTCACTTCCCTGCTCTGCCGCCGCAAAAAGCTCAGCTTGGGCCGTGTCAGTTCGTTTGCGGAAGCGGCTCATCGCCCGCTTTTCGTAAACCAGCACGGCGCCGAAAACCTGCATATCAAATTTCGTTTTGGGGGCTTCTTCAAGCGCAAAATCCACCAGGAAACGGGCGGCTTCTTCGCCATAATCACATAACAATTGCAGCGCCTGCTCCAATTCACGGCGGTTTGGTTCGTAATCGGTTTGCACGTCGCGCAGCCGTTGATGAAAGTAACGCACCAGCGCTACGGTTTGCGGGTTGAACGTCAGTTCCCTATCCGGCTCATTTTTCAACTTGCTGGAAAGCCGCTGCGCCAGTTTGCGATTTTGCTTTACGCCCTGCTTTACCGAGGTCGTCGCGCCTTCCAATAGCTTGGGATTGCGCGCGCCTTCCAGCCGGGGATTGAAATAGGCGAACTCCGCGCGGGCCTTTAAGCCAGGAAAATAAACGATGATCCAATCAATGCCCCCCTCGGCATCAACCGTTTGCCGGTATTCGACCTTATCCAGATACCCCGAAATCAGATGCGGTTTGTGAACATGATCCATTTGCGCGCGAAACGGTTTATAGCTGGACTGCCGTGTTTGGGCGCTAAAGGCGCAATAATCCGAATAGCTCAGTTCCGCGCTGGCGTGGCCATATTTAATCGCCGCAAAAATTCGCGTTGAGATAATTTCGTAGCAGCGCTGGGCGCCAGGAGGTAGCTCCTTGAGGTAGGTAAAATTGAGCGGACGCCAGCGCGCATTATTCAAGACCTCGTGATAGATCGGCTGCAAAACAATATAGACTTGATCTGCCCGCCGACCATCCGGGAGCTTTTGGTCACGGTGCACAACAGCATAGCGAGAAAATTGGGCATTCAGCCGCCGCTCCTCTCCTGCCTTGTCCTTGTAAGTAACTTTGGCGTCTATAAACGCGCCGGCATTCTGGCCTAGCGCCCGTTTGACGTTGTTTTTATTCTTTCCTGATTGTGGGTTCATCCCCAATTCCTGGCAAATCTGATAAAGGCTGCCGATTGGAATAATTTGGGGGATGGGCTGGCTTGATTCGAACAGGTCGTAAATTCGCTTGGCAATAATGAGGGTATCTATTTGATAGGCCAACTGCTTAGCCTCACCATATTTTTCGTTGTAAGTCACCTCCCAATGGAATTCAACATCCCCGTCTTGCCGCTTACGGGTCAGTTTGATATTCACTCGCCCGGTTTTGGCGAGATTATGCACCGGGAATTTACTAATGACATTTTCAGTTCGAATCACCTCAAGCGGAATTAAGTTAGCCGGGTCACTCGGGTCTGAATTGAAATTTATCTCTTGAAATACCACCGGATGCGCATGTTTGAGCGCTGCGGTTTTGGCATTGGATCCCATAAATACCAATCGTTACACAACCAAAGGTCGTAATGTCATATCATTTAGGTCATGACGTCATATCATGTCCTGCATAACTAAGTTTTGAAATAACAGGAGTTAATTGAAAAATTGTCCAGCGAAAGTGCCCTAGTTGTCTTGTCAAAGTGCCCTTCATGCCAATTCAAAGTGCCCGTCATCGTCTACTGTAAGTGCAAAAATTGTATTTCGTAAGTGACTTGTAGCCAACGTAAGTGCCTGATAACAACCAGCGTAAGTGCCCGCTTGGCTAATCGTAAGTGCCTCATTTGGCCTGCTGGTCAACCGGCAGGTTTTGCTCGCGTTTATCTGCTTTACTCCATTGTGTAGTCATAAATTTGATTAGCGCTGTGGTTTGCCGGTGCTAGGGCACTTTTGATGGATAATAAATCCCGCCAAAAGCTTATTCACAGCTTGCCAACGCGTTGGCAAGCTGATGTCAATTGACAACTAACAATTCCAGCAACCGGCGCAGTTCAGCTTCCGTGACAAAGGCTATTTCCAAACGGCCTTTATCGCCGGTGGTTTTCACTTTGATACTTGTTTGCAATTTATCCCCTAGCATCTTGATCCCATGGCGCGTTTCCTGAGTCAGGCTGGTGCGCTGGTTTGATTTGTTAATAGATGCGTTCGAAATAGTTTTTTGAAGCGAGTTCGTGATTTTGGCATCTACAGCCGCTTGCAATTCCGCATCATTGGCAAACCCGCGCGACACAAAATCATTGAAGATGACTCGCGTGGTAAACAGGTCTGGGTTAGCACGGATTTTTTGTTTTACATCCTCAGGCCAAGCGGCAATGAGTAAATAACGGTGAATTGTTCGTTGGCCACGTTCAAAGCGGTCGGCAATTTCCTCTTCTGACCAACCGGCACGGTGTAGTTCGGCGTAACCGTCAGCCACATCAATACAGTGTAAGTCCTGGCGTACCAAGTTTTCGGTGAGTCCGATTGAAACACGGTCTCCTTCGCTATATTGCTTCAATAAACAAACGGCTTTTTCAACTCCCGCAATTTTGGCGGCCAGCAAACGCCTTTGCCCCGAAACGCACGATAGATAGGTTCCCGAAGCGCCAGTTCTCACATCCACGACAAGGTTTTGCAATAATCCTTCGCGTTTGATTGATTCGACCAATTCCTGAAACTTAGGCGAATTGGTATCAACTTGTTTCCGCACATTGTCTTCAATCAGAATTAAATCCAGTGGTACCGTAACGGTTTTTCCCACATAATCTAAGTACGCCTTTAGCCGGTCTGGCGGTAATTCAGCCGCCTGAGATTGGGTTGCGGGATTGAACAAGCGCGCTCTCATTTCTTCGGCAGAAGAAGCGATTTTTTTGCTTTTCATAAACAATACCTACGTCAAAACGTGCCTAGCAGGGGATTATTGCCAACGCGTTGGCAATTCCAAGAAGTGAACTGATCTGCCTCAGCTTGACAAACCGCTTGCCAACGCGTTGGCAAGCGAGTCTTACATCTCGATTTCGTCGGCCACTTCAATCTCAAAATCATCCGGGATTAAAGCAATCGCGGCCACGTTGGGTTGCGGCACTTTACCCTGACGCTTCCCGCGCAGCCCGGGTAAAATCTCACCTGCCAGTGCTGAATAAGCAATGGTTACACGGGCATTGGGCTTGTAGTTGATGAGGGGCTGCTCAGCAGATTCAGAGCCTTGCACAGCCGTAGAAGCTGGAATGACCGACTCGAAAATACGGATATTACCTTGTTTGCTGCCCTCGCGTAACACGCTTTCAAAGCGCACGTGCGTCGCGGATTTTCGATCAAACTTGGTGATGATACATCCCAGTAGCATCAACATTGGATTTAACCGCCGTAGTTTGCCGGCAAAGGTAATCATCGTTGACACGGCATTGCTGGTGCGACGTTCAGGGAAGAGCGGAATCAGGTAATAATGCGCACTGTAGAGTGCTGAAACCAGCAAACAATCTTCGCTGGGGTGAGTGTCAATGAGAATGATGTCATAATTTTTGAGCTGCTTACTTTTCAGCAGGGAATCAAGCAAAAGATGCTGGTCAATATCGCCTTCCATCTTTTTTTGAATATCGCGCAAGTCGCGCGTGCCCGCCAAAATATCCACACCCTCGACCATCGTCGGCAGGCGAATGTCTTCTAAGGATAGGTTCTCACTTATGGCTGTGGCCATGTGTTTATTTTGGGCAATGGCTGCTTCCTCGGCACCGAAATAACCAGTGGCGTCGCCTTGGGGGTCCATATCAATGACCAGAACCTTTTTACCCATTTGTGCATAGGAAGCTGCAATGTTGACAACCGAGGCTGTCTTGCCGACTCCGCCTTTGAGGTTAGCAATCGTAAGAATACTTGTAGTCATTCGATCTCCAAATTAGAAACTTGTTTTGAGTTAGGCTTAGGTCGAAGTATAGTGCAGATAGCACTACGATGCTAGTGGTTTTTAGCTGGAAGGGCAACTAAGGATTTAATTAGTAAAAGTGCCCGGAATCATCACTTGAAAGCTAACAAATCAACTCAAGCGAAACACAGTAAATTTAGCTGAACTTGTAAGTTACCTGTCCTGTATCGGGATCAGTGAAGATTTTGAGCTTGCCTTTTTGTTGTGGCGTGCTGGTGTTCTCAAATTGCTGTTTTGAATGATGCCGCCGCTGCAAGATACGCAATTCGATGGTCTTCAATCTGTTGGCTAGCACATCAGCAGCTTCCATAAAGTCTGTGATGTCCTCAT
This Acidobacteriota bacterium DNA region includes the following protein-coding sequences:
- a CDS encoding glycerol-3-phosphate dehydrogenase/oxidase, whose amino-acid sequence is MIRREMLSRVAARRAPWDMIIIGGGATGAGCAVDAAARGYEVLLLERHDFGKGTSSRSTKLVHGGVRYLEQGNISLVMEALRERGLLRQNAPHLVSDLAFVVPSYEWWEAPFYGLGLKIYNLLSGRYGFGTSQILSKEETLARLPTIRQEGLRGGVIYFDGQFDDARLLINLVATAAEQGATVLNYTSVVGLTRDEEGFVNGVVACDVEGGEEFVAQARVVINATGAFSDSVRRLADENVEPLIAPSQGIHLVFDQSFLPGSSAIMVPHTDDGRVMFAIPWHGHTLVGTTDTPIPEPEIEPKPLAQEIEFILTTASHYLSKVPTRADILSVFVGIRPLVKVGNAASTAALSRDHTLHIDQSGLLTITGGKWTTYRHMAEDCINQAAMLAKLPEKACQTERLNIHGFHQHSEKFGALGVYGSDAPAIQDLIRNDSSLGELLHADLPYCAAEVIWSVRQELARNVEDILARRTRALFLNAKAACAMAPRVAELMASELGQGRGWQVRQVSDFLNLAKQYSVD
- a CDS encoding ParB/RepB/Spo0J family partition protein; this translates as MKSKKIASSAEEMRARLFNPATQSQAAELPPDRLKAYLDYVGKTVTVPLDLILIEDNVRKQVDTNSPKFQELVESIKREGLLQNLVVDVRTGASGTYLSCVSGQRRLLAAKIAGVEKAVCLLKQYSEGDRVSIGLTENLVRQDLHCIDVADGYAELHRAGWSEEEIADRFERGQRTIHRYLLIAAWPEDVKQKIRANPDLFTTRVIFNDFVSRGFANDAELQAAVDAKITNSLQKTISNASINKSNQRTSLTQETRHGIKMLGDKLQTSIKVKTTGDKGRLEIAFVTEAELRRLLELLVVN
- a CDS encoding ParA family protein — translated: MTTSILTIANLKGGVGKTASVVNIAASYAQMGKKVLVIDMDPQGDATGYFGAEEAAIAQNKHMATAISENLSLEDIRLPTMVEGVDILAGTRDLRDIQKKMEGDIDQHLLLDSLLKSKQLKNYDIILIDTHPSEDCLLVSALYSAHYYLIPLFPERRTSNAVSTMITFAGKLRRLNPMLMLLGCIITKFDRKSATHVRFESVLREGSKQGNIRIFESVIPASTAVQGSESAEQPLINYKPNARVTIAYSALAGEILPGLRGKRQGKVPQPNVAAIALIPDDFEIEVADEIEM